Sequence from the Bombus pyrosoma isolate SC7728 linkage group LG3, ASM1482585v1, whole genome shotgun sequence genome:
tttttctatcgattttaAGTGTGTAGCGAATTCAATATGGCTTCATTGAAGATCAGAAATTCAAATCATCGTAAGTTGTCAAATGCaacttaatataattaacatataatataataagaaacatGTGATTTTTTGTGTATCTTCCTAAAAATATGCATTATTAATAGTGAAAAGTAGTTTGACTACACAAATATAACTACAATAATACGATATGAGGTTATGATACAAGATTAATAGTAGTGACTAAAATTTtgactattttttaaaaataccgaACTTCTAATGCTGAGATATGGCCCGTTCCTCAGTATCAGCACAATGTGACTTAATTGCATCATACATGGATGGAGTACATGTTAAAATTGCAGAGGCCTATAAACCtccaagaaaaatatgtttaccagctgcatataataataaactaccGGATGTATCCAAATTAACTTATGATTTCAATTTGGAACGATCAGTACTTGAGAAGGTTAAGTATTACTTTACATAAACTCgtgatatacatttatttgaaaataatttgcattttacaaTGCATATAGATTGATCCTATGatctttcttaatatatttgtataattattaatgtaaatttggTTTCAAATATAAGCTTGTATGTTagtcaatgaaataaatgaactaTAATTCGCAATAACTTAATTTATAGATGACAGAATGGCGTAATGTTAGGCAAGTAAATAACAAAGCGCGGCATGCACGATTAGatgagaaaaggaagaaacaaaaaactGAATTTTCGCCTCCACCGCCACCTCCATTGCCTGATACTACAAAGCCTATAAATGCACCTGTGCCTGAAACAACAATTCTTACTCCACAGCCTTTATCTCCACCTGCCAATGATCTTCAAGATCATGTGAAAGCAAATGGTCTTGACTATGCTGATTTTGATAATGATACAAGCAGTCCATTTGAtaatatggaattaaaaacaattaacgAAATGGAAGAACTTGCTCaggttaataaaatatctcttaattattataatcaagAAGTGAATCATAATCTTAACACATATATTGTTCATATTTTAGGTATTACAGCCTACATCTCAATGGATACCACCAGCAAAATTAGAGAGTTTATTGAATGATTTAAGTGTTAATGATAAGTCGAAAATTCATGCacaagaaaaaaatgataatgtcaaaaatgaaacgattGACCAAGAACAAGTTAATGAACAAGAGAATGTCAAACATCGTAGTGTATCTGCGATTGTACAAGAACTTCAAAGAGATTTAAAAAGACCACTCATGGAGGtaatagtattttttataaaatgtagcATACTTTTGaatgatttcaatttttaaattacttatcCATTATATGTACAATAGGATTGGAAACCTTGGCCAAATTTAGAAAGTCCCGACACTAGCACTCATGAAACATTAAAGCAAGAAGAACCTATGGTAACAAATCAAGTTGctattatgaatttattattggaTTTAACAgaggaagataaaaaattagcTCGGCATTTGAGCGATATGGGATTTCCTTTATCGAGAGCTGCCCGTGCTATACGCGAATTAGGTGGtcaagataataaaaagattgtagaatatttattggCTGTGCAAGCTTTAGAAGAAATTGGAATTTCCGGAGAAGATGCTGAAAAAGCTCTTGCTCTTACAGAATACAATCAAGAAAAAGCCAAAgtttattatgaaaatctatGTGTCTTACGAGATTTAGGTTTCCCTGAAGAAAAGGCATCTACTGcacttttaaaatgtaatatcgaCCGCGATAGAGCTTTAGATTTCCTAATAGcgtaaatatagaattttataaaaaattattattagaatggtctaaacaaattttttactgcgcaaaaagtaaaaatttaacatgtaaaataattaaaaattaaaattctaaagaaatattatattattttaaaaacagttatataataaataaaataaataattttttcgtaTGATGGGAGTGCAAAGTACTAGCCAttgtaagataaaataatatgtaaatgttttgATATTGGAAGATTGATACAAAGCTTTTTACTCTGATTTAAGacattaaacttttatttttttaatgcaatttatttacagaattatttaataaaatatcattaatttatacaatgcCAAGTATGTCTGATAGTCATATTGGAATGTTTAGAAAATTCAGCTGCACATCTGAAAAATTAAAGCCATTATCATATATGGATCTGTATATAATACTTATCTTACCTTTTACAACAACACAATGCAACTGTTGTTATAGACTCTGTGTAATGGCTAACACCAACAATAATCCAAGCTTCTGTGAATATTGGTTCTTGACATTGAAAATTCACACAAATACTAGTTGGACCATTCATTAGCAAATTACatgaaacattaaaatcaagtttctgataattttttattgcaattggTTCATATTGAACATTTATGCTTATAGGTGATACAGAAATATTAAGTGTATGTTTATATCTAAAATTCAGTATCAATCAGATAATGTATTCTTAGAATATCAAATGATATTAGAAGTCTAAGTTTGGTAAAAATAAGCAATTACCTTTCAGTATAAACTTTTCTTAAAGCTAACTCCCATAaagaaataactttattttcatgtatatTATGAACTTTCAAAAGCTGACGTGGTAAATCAATCATGAGATCAGTATCTTTTTCATGTAAAGcatctatttttatctttaactttatatttgtatataatgtattgtTCTCACAATGGGTTGTAAAACATCTGtgattgtatatatttatagattcagtaacaaatgcaaataaatttgttttaaaggATTTTAACACACTTTAAggttacatttttcattatattatttttaaattgtatatactctataaaatgtacataccTATAGCCCAAGATATTTCTTTGACTTTGAATATATGAATCTTGAATTTGAGATGTTAACTGATAAAGAAGTGGATAAgacaaataattcaaatatatatttgcatcaAATCTAATGCAAGGGGATGATACAAATCCATTTAATGGTAAATATCTTAGcctacataaaaattattctgcataaaataaaagcatTTGAAATGTTAACAAAAACCTATCGATAATAAACTAtgatttaatgtaataattatttaatataacaacCTGTTAGAGCATACTGAAATTATTGATAGTTGTGGAGATAAAGTCAATCTATTTGGAAGTTCTTTCAAACAATTGTTATCAGCacttaattcttttaatttaggTAAGGAACCAATCCATTCTGGTAAtgcaacaaatttatttccagAAATAGACAAAATTTCTAAGTTATGCATTTGATTCATTTCtataagaattatatataaattcaagttaaatgaagttatttatttgatatttcttatgGCATCAAACAACTTACCAAATGGTAATTTGTTAATagaattatcatttaataacAAAGATTTTAGGCTAACTAAGTTTCCTATGGAAGGAGATATTTGCTCTAATTTATTTGCACTTAAGTCAAGAACTGTTAATTGAGTCATTTGACAAAGTTCTGGAGGTACTTCTTTGATTAAGTTTccatagatatataaattagtaACATTAAAGAGTTCTATAATCCATGGAGGTAAGGTAGTAAGTTTATtccatttcaaatatatttcttgaatGTGGCCCCCATAGACCCTTATCGCTTCAGGAAATTCCACAAGACCTCGACAATTCcaatgtaatattaccttattttttatttctttcaccATTTCTGTAGAATCTGAgtccatttttaaataagtttaatcaaaattgttttcatacataaaattgaagaagtaGATTCTGAATTTCTGAGGTTGGCAACCAACCTTCAAGGCATGTATGCTCAAAATAACTTTGGCCTGCTTgaaagatttatattaataacctactatataacaatattgttctatactgtattttataactgttttgaatttataactgcatatacatttacaatatACTCATTTTCTTCAATAGACACAAAAATGAACAACatataatttcttgaaaacattttaaattacaattattttgtaatagttAGTAATATTAAAGTTGACATTTCTAATACAAATGTCAAAATATAGCAATGCCATTTATTACAATACATTATTCATTtgattaaatacaatttattaatgaatatatttaaaaaaaaaatttacttctATTTCACATTACAAGTTTGTACTTACTGTTTTGTTAATAATGGTGAAAGAAAGTGGACACTAGGTAAATAACAATACgtttttgtattatatctgattatacattttgtttaattatattttatgaaatatgttattaaaaaatttggacTCAGCATATTGTGTAAAATTTTgcgaataatatatatatatattcatatcgAAGGCAAATACTAAATGTAAAACatattcttataattattttgtatatcaaGAAGtgtttacgtttatttattgtcAATCGTGAATCTTACCGATAGCTTGTACACACcataataatcaatatatatcgaacattatttattgtcaCTATATATCACTTATATATAggttaaattaattgatttaacCATGGCACGATGAAATATAGCCAAAAGCATGACCAGAAATAAGTAGAGATCATCATTGCTTATCGGCGAAATTTTGCTACAAAATGGATACAGAGGGCCTCTCGCGGTCAATGGCTGCACTATTAGCACATCTCGTCATCGGTACACTTGGGAAAAACGTACATATGCGTGGCGAGAGAAGAAATGTACAATCGTGAGATCTTGGCTgctatttttgtacaaatttataaagtttttacttgtatttattcagaagaaagaaacacatatatttttgaaaacataaCTATCaattcttacatttttaatacctACATTACAAACACCTCCATTacaaacttttttctttaaaattattacaaattgtttctttttatacgtgGAAACCTTTTTTcacattatgtattttttaaataatgacaTTAGTAAGGGGTATAGCAAGATAAAGGGATTAAAACTGCACCATTCACCAACAGCTGAAAGAGAACATCGTAAAGCAATTATGAATTCTTTACTTTAACcagaaatgtattatttatttttctttagtccgtgcctctcggttttggacgaactttcagctttctttacagcaACCAGAAATGTAATTAGAGTAAATAGAATACGAtgtttatgataataaatttgtaaaacggaaagcataataaattttgtgcACGTCAATGACTATGATAGTTATATCTTACCTGTTATTGTCATACCTATTATCAAGGGTATGACAAAATGTTTACGCGTTTCTGCTCTATTGCATTTACATAACGCTAATCGCAAGAACTCAATCTTGTTTGAAATGTCAAAGTCTTGAGTGCTAAAATATATAGGATTTGTTTCTGCACATAATTTGTATAAGTTCGTGCAGTAAAATTTCAGGTACCATTTTTTGTGGAATTTAGCATTTTTGGGGGCTAATTTAACTAATTAGTGTTCTGTTGATCACGTgaaaagtgagggcagtagagCAAAATGTGTAAACAATTAAGCAGTGAcctatttttttatcatcCTTTGTTGCGTCCAAAGCTAATATAACtagacaattatttttaaaatttacttgtGTCTATTCTATGTTATGTTATCAGAGAGTGTTGCGAACTTTAAATCTACAAATTTAGAAACTAAACGCTAATGACTTATGTATGATAACCTAAATCAtacaatttaaacaaatttttgatacaatagaaatgaaaaagttctATAAGAATAATTGAGCATATGCAGTTCATGAatagtttatttcaatttattaatcatgGATAGATTTTCAAGTATTGATTGGTAAGTACGaagaatcatttttaaatatcttaacTTATTAAGAATTagcatatattttaatcagCAAAAACCACCAAGATTATTGCCATTTTTTTACTTTAGCAGAAAATAGatgatatttatcattttaatgaaatttatgattcATACTTTGAGATGGACaaccataaattttatttatgcaaaacaaaaattttgtattttttatttaattttcgtattttttcaaccttattatgaattatattttactaataaagtaaattattttccatatgtttatgtaataatttataaaaaatatttgaagaaaatattttttagaaatattttttcttattctttattaaaaatatgtaatctgttatattattatgaaagtTTCTATtcttaattacatattttagtTGTTTAAGATACTTTgtcataaaaaaatgtatgtacatgttaaatacatttattattatctaaatattgattattgaaattgatataaaataattgtaaatttctaaactataataaataaaaattttaatattatgtatcaaatttaatagGAATACTGCATTGGAAGACCTAATAGATAACACTTTTATTAATGAAGGAAGATTAGAGAAAGAAAGTGTAATGTATCGAATTATGACTGGCAATTTCAAAGATCCATTTAATGATATTGAACAAGATTACaagaatgttaaaataaatctaatgaAGGATGCTGATCCTGACTTAAATGAAATGGAGAAAGAATATGAACCTAAGCACACAAAAAAGATCAAATGTTATATACCTGGTATTGTTAAACCAATGTTTAAGACTCTTAAGAAATCCAAACTAAACAAGGAACAACAAGCAATGTGTTTAAGAGTCTTGTTAAGATTTTCAAAATCTGATAAACCGAAGCTAACACaaatagagagaaaagaaTTAGAAGCGTATATGGTACTTAAAGCATAatgtcataaaaaattattgaaattactcTCTTAATAAAGAAGTTATATAAGTGCAATTTTaagttattttctataatatataattatgtctGTTATTGTAGGACTTACAACAAATAATATCTCAAGAACAAGAtgaatttttggaatttgCAAAAAGTAAATGGCATGAAAGATCATTTAAAATCGCATGTgaagattatataaatttacattggaaattaaagttacaatgtatttataaattacctAGATATTACACTGAAGTAACAAGCATTCCATTTGTagcagataaaaatattcaagtaaaatttctttctaattgtTTACAACTGGTGAGTAATACAGATATTATTTACAAGtagttataaataatgtatataattagaGATGTAgctaataaaaacaatatattatgttttattgccttacaaatcattttttttcttttttgaaggGTAAATTACAAAAGATAGTGTTGCCAACTTTTACTGGACCATGTATGCTACATATAAATTCAAAACAATTACAAAAACGATTTCTTCCTGAAAAAGATAATGTCAAAAAATCATtgatgttttttaaattacctgTAAGTGAAGATGCAAATTGTCAAAAATTGGCCGAAGATAATAATGTAGATTTGGTAATTTCATCTAGTGGTCTTAATtgtttagtaaataatattggTCCAACGTATTCAAATTCGTGGATTTTACCCATAGTCATTAAAAGGCacaatgataaaaatgttatctaCATAGATAAGCCAGCACCTCCAGTTGCAAGTACTATACCAGAAAAAAATACTTGggtgtataaatatattctgaaatatttttttattggtACCAAACATTTAACTTTAGAGAGGTAAGGTAGAAACTTATTCTTtccacatatttttatttaaattatatttctctttttaattaattatgaataacATTACAATTTACACTTTTGACTAcataataatagtaatgaagatgataatatatttgatgATGTTAATTGTgagaaactattaaaattagaagaagaatatgaaaatgcttcaacaaaaattaacaatgAGTTATCTTCTTCAAATGCATCAGAAGAGGATAAaagttttgaagaaattttaactcAACAGAATCTGACAAACTGTGAAGAATCTTTGCATACAACCACttctaatttttgtaattcctTTAGTTCTACAAGTAATGaaggtaaaaatatatgtaatgtttatatagatatatgtctCTCAAGTTATGTCTTGATGAAAATTACTACTTATATAAGctataaaaactgaaaaaagattaagtaataaaaacaTTGAAAGTAATCAATTTTGTGAATTAGTAGATATACAAAATGGAACCTCTGAAGTGATGGAAAATTGTGTATCATATAACTTGTTTACAATTGGGTCACTACTTTCAGAACAGAATGAATTAATGAAAGAtgttattaaagaatataaaatgttagtTCGAACAAAAACACATGGGTTTGAGGTTTGTGTTTgctatgtaatatttaatatccttttaatttattgaaatgtttctAAAAGGTAGTCTGAGAAAAAcagttaaaattaataatatagtgtttagttaattatttatcttatttttacagACTTTAGAGAATGAAGTACAAAGATTGTTATTGTTAACACCAAAATTAGAGCATCAGACTGATCTTGGTGCTGAAGCTGTAACATTAGAAGAAGGATTAAAACAATGGGTATCTTTGATATTTAGGCCTCATACATTTCTAGCTCGaggtaaattatttgtaatcaaaaatatcggtataataaattagttgtattatatttgcatagaaatatgttacaataatatatCCAAAAGTAATGCAAtgtgtgtatatttattttagttcgAATATTAAGTGAAACAtcagaaatattacaaatagaaCATCGTACAGCAACatctataaataatgaaattaaaagactTTATAACACAAAAGTTGAagatactttaataattttacataatgttattcaaTCTCTTGCAAATTTATCTCCAGGACGTTATATTTTGAGGCATACAATAAGAAATGGAGCATTTGCTCCTGTTTTTAAATTAGCAGAAAGTTCAGGGTAAGtgattgtaaaataatgtattatttaattttattgtccCACTATCTATTTGCAGAAAAAATAATCTTGATATTCATACAATTTATGATGAGATATTTCACACTTTACCTAATCCACCTTGGATTCCATTAGACAAAACCTTACCAACTCCAATGCTTAAATGTTTTGAAAGAATGCCAGCTTTGTTTTATccatcaaataataaaacatgttCTGTTAATAAAAAACACACCAAATATAACACAggtatataatactatataattatgattatgAAGATAGctataattaatgttattaatatttccttagGATTTGCATGTAGAAGTTTaagaaataacaagaaaaaatgATCACTACTCGATATCAACAAGTGGAGAAATACATTTCTTTAACAAATCagctttttctattgtttttatttctctacTTAATATACAaacacaaattttaaattttatatgcttccattattatttgtttattacagTGAGATCTAAAGTGTGATACAACCTGTGTTACAAATGTATACATttgatgtaattttaattgttttttaactttaactataataaattattattgcatCTGTATAATCTTCTGTATCTTGTGTGAActacgtaatataataaaatatagcagaATATAACACGATCTATCATATATTAtggaataacaaataatatatcgtaatatacaGTTTCGAATCGGAATAAGCAATTCGAGACTATACCGGCACTATTTGgcttaattttattctcgaaTGAGACAAAAAAGAACATGGAGAAGGAATGAGAGGTTTGAGACAACGGCAATTTCATAAAGTGATCGGCCGAGCAGTATATAACACATCAGGATCGCTAATATTAGAATGAGAaagcattatatatattctattcgTTGTCTATTAAATGATGTCACTATTCGTTCGATCACAAAAATGTATGGCTTCTTGCTTTCACAGACTTACTCGTTTCGAATCTCTCACTCTGTCGGcgaattcaaatgaagaagaGGGGATAGCGAGTTGCTTATTTTGAGTCAGAAACCAGTTATTATaggcaaaatttatttcgagatAAAACTGTAGTATAGTATATTTCAGATTTGATTTCAGTTCTAGTATCTTAATTACCAGTCGTATACATTTTCTAAAGTTTCTTAAGGTAAGATAGGATAGTGAAAAGAGAATTGGACTTATGCTATCTCCTCTTACTATGTTCTCtgtatgtttttttattattggtTTTTATTTGAGTATTTGCGTTGTGTTAGATGCTGTAAAGTTTGCATATTTAACAAGTtaggtatatataaaaaaataaatatttatcgtatcttttacgtgtatataaaaataaaagtattgtctttttttaaataaatataaaataattttgtaaacgtataaaataaacactattaaaagtaaattatgttataataatgttatgtgtagaatttataaatattgaaattaaatgttatataaaagtatgtttgataaatatataagacCAGAGAGGAAATTTCCTCTCTGATGTAACTTACACATATTTTAAGacttatatatctataaaacaCGGCCATTAAATATACAACGTACTAAACaatgtttaacattttaatatatttatattcataaagattttttttataacaatttgtacaaataGTAGGTTTTCATCgtcaaatatacatatatatatatataaacattcttaataaaaaatagtatataactatGCAATTTAGTAAACTAGTAtacttcataaaaaataaattttagtataTCATAAAAAGCACAGTATAGCACCATAAAGATTCTTTAGAGATTCCAAAATTGTGTAAAAGATATAGTAAAATGCACAATCTTTTATACccatatatttaattaatagattGATGTAAAGCAAAAGTATAAGCAAAAGTGTGCAAGACACTCATCATTTATTTGGgccataaatattattaaagctTAGGAATttatcatgaaatattttcttttaattaagtaGAAACAAGTGAGAGTAAAGCCTTTTTGTAATCTCCAGATGTATCACCCTAGAACAGAAAATTTAGGTATTAATTTGagcattaatattcaattgtatGTGATGTAATCTAcagttagaaatttttattagaatgaAATCTTTACTACTTCCTAATTTTAGTACTATGAgcaaaatttttgaaaatatatatagttatcTTTAATTCTTTAGATACACGAATAGCCcattatatatctataagattattttccttaataaattagatataaatCCTAACATACTGAACTAAGTGCTTGATCGATAATGTAATACGTATCTCATGAGTATGAGTATTATCTGAGCATCGCATTACTTAATTAGTTAAAATCAAGCTTTACTTCTATtctatgttttttaatataataaaacaattttattatagaattatatatacagtGTACTgctagaaatatattttaatgacatATTACAATACTTTACTaactaataatatatcataaaatattgaagaaagaGTAATATGAATACATACCGCAATCCAGCTTTCCAATGATTTTCCATAACGTTCTTCAAAAGCTTTTTTAATATCACCCAAATCAATTTCACTTCGAGAAACAATGATGCGGATCAATGTTCGATCTTTTGTACCAATACCATGCATACTGGCATATAATCGCTCAGCAAAGAAACCAACTTTTGATTTTACACATTTTACTGTTGTGTAAAAATTGTGttgtaaatatcatttatattaaattatataaaatacagttcttaaattaaaacataaatatatagtatatagttCAATAATGTCAATACTACAATTTCATTGTACTCAATGTGTACTCACTCAATGTGAGTTTCCCACACATCATTGTAATTATGTTGAAAATCAAGAAGTTACAAATAGATAGAGCATTGTTTAGATTTCTTacagcaaaaataaattttctagtGTTTATTAGACATTAACGAACATACTACAAACGTACAGATAAGGTTTTCCCAATGAAAGTGAGTCTAAATAAGATCATATTTGTACTCATTTTAATTAGGAAGACTTCATCTATCTATTGATAATATTCTCAtaagagagaaatagaaatttttatttctgttatgCACTCTTTgctccgttttttttttttttttaataatcagtCACATGGCTCTGAGGACCTGATCTAGCAAAACATGATGAGGGTGTATTGAGAATATGACTGTTACAATGATCCAGAGAACACTGTATTAAGCATTTCTATAAACAAAATACTGACCTATTCCAAGGAGACCCTTCTCAAGGCTTCCAGAAAACTCTTTCTTAATAGCAACTTCAATGTCATGAccagatattttttcatattcaataaAAGTCTGTCTTAATTGCTGATAGCTACGTGTTACTAAAATAGCATTAAACTGTGATTCATCTGTGCCCCATTGTTTCTCACCTAtaccaaaataaataattatgtttcaagtaaatatattatattacttatgattaataattcttatatcAAAACAAAACacagatttcttttattttattaataattattgaaaataattatatattcctttttcattaaaaatagtttgtattattataaataccaGCTTCATAAAGTGCCTGAGCATCTGCTATAGCTTGTGCTTGATCTATTCCTTGATTTTCATCCCTGTTTGCTTGAACAAGAGAAACTAATAATCTTTTGAAATGTCCTGAAGTATCCCCCTTTAATTCACTTTCAAGAGATTTTCCATATACTGttaagaacaaaatatttttaaattaagaaatataaatgttttatataatagtcCTATATAAACTTAaacttatttttctaaaatttaattaaaataagtaattgCTAGACTTACAGTTCTCATAAAATGTTGCAATAGTACGTATACCGTAATTGCTCAATGTgcataaaatttctacaattgCTTCTTCATCAGTTCCTAATCCGCTAACTGCATCATGTAGTTCTTTAGCATAATAATGAGGTAACGGTGTCATAAGAGCTATTATAACATCTTCCAATTTCCCTGTTAATTCACTTTTCAAATCACTAACTAGATCTTTTCCatataaagttttatatgCTTCAGCAATTTCTAATCTCTGAACAATTCCTCTCCTTGTAAGTACATCAATAATAGTTTTTTCATCAGTACCAAAACCTTTCATTGCTTTACGCAACATTGTAGCATCTGCA
This genomic interval carries:
- the LOC122565892 gene encoding uncharacterized protein LOC122565892 isoform X2 — its product is MARSSVSAQCDLIASYMDGVHVKIAEAYKPPRKICLPAAYNNKLPDVSKLTYDFNLERSVLEKMTEWRNVRQVNNKARHARLDEKRKKQKTEFSPPPPPPLPDTTKPINAPVPETTILTPQPLSPPANDLQDHVKANGLDYADFDNDTSSPFDNMELKTINEMEELAQVLQPTSQWIPPAKLESLLNDLSVNDKSKIHAQEKNDNVKNETIDQEQVNEQENVKHRSVSAIVQELQRDLKRPLMEDWKPWPNLESPDTSTHETLKQEEPMVTNQVAIMNLLLDLTEEDKKLARHLSDMGFPLSRAARAIRELGGQDNKKIVEYLLAVQALEEIGISGEDAEKALALTEYNQEKAKVYYENLCVLRDLGFPEEKASTALLKCNIDRDRALDFLIA
- the LOC122565892 gene encoding uncharacterized protein LOC122565892 isoform X1, with translation MASLKIRNSNHLSAQCDLIASYMDGVHVKIAEAYKPPRKICLPAAYNNKLPDVSKLTYDFNLERSVLEKMTEWRNVRQVNNKARHARLDEKRKKQKTEFSPPPPPPLPDTTKPINAPVPETTILTPQPLSPPANDLQDHVKANGLDYADFDNDTSSPFDNMELKTINEMEELAQVLQPTSQWIPPAKLESLLNDLSVNDKSKIHAQEKNDNVKNETIDQEQVNEQENVKHRSVSAIVQELQRDLKRPLMEDWKPWPNLESPDTSTHETLKQEEPMVTNQVAIMNLLLDLTEEDKKLARHLSDMGFPLSRAARAIRELGGQDNKKIVEYLLAVQALEEIGISGEDAEKALALTEYNQEKAKVYYENLCVLRDLGFPEEKASTALLKCNIDRDRALDFLIA